The genomic interval CAAATAGTTCCTattttcaattttatttatgtttccaTACAACGTCCGACCTACAATAATCATTCCACGTATGAGTATGAGGTCGAGCACGTCTTCATCTTGTTTGCTGACGAGTGAGTCTGTTGGTTTTCCAATAAGTGATTttgttggttgtgtgttgtttgccGATGCCTCCAGGTTAGCCTCTCTGCTGGAGGAAAGGAGGCAGGAGAGGTGCCAGGAATAACCCTTGGTGTCTAAGCTCCTTAAGGAGAAAGCAAGAGGCCCTACATCTTTAGCCGCTGCTGTAGCTCGCTATAGCTCCCTCTTGCCCCAGGATGAACtcctggtggagcaggaggagcagccctGAATGAGAGGACTCCAACACCGCAGCATAGCAACCGCACTGTAACATAGCAGCCGCACTGTAACATAGCAGCCGCACTGTAACATAGCAACCAAACTGCAACATAGCAACAACACTGCAAAATAGCAACCAGACTGTAACATAGCAACCGCACTGTAACATAGCAACCAGACTGTAACATAGCAATCGCACAGTGAAATAGCAACCATACTGTAACATAGCAACCAGACTGTAACATAGCAACCACACATTGAAATAGCAACCAGACTGTAACCTAGCAACCAGGCTGTAACATAGCAAACAAACTGTAACATAGCAACCACACCATAACACATCAACCACACTGTAACATAGCAACCAGACCATAACACATCAACCACACTGTAACATTGGAACTGCACTGTAACCTAGCAACCACACCATCCTTTAGCAACCATACATCAACATATCAACCACAAAACAGGAACTAATAAACACCATAGCAACcaaaaaacaaccacaaaacaACACTATGACAAATAAACCAAACTGTGACATAGCAACTGCACTGAAACATAGCAACCGATAAACTAAATTGCAACCACTCAACACCATAGCTACCACAAAACCACATAGCAACTATACAACATCAGGCAAACCACCATAACACCATAGCAACCACAGAACGACACCCGATTAACCCCAGAACAACAtagcaacaacacaacaccatagcaaccacacaacatCATGGCCGTTGGCAAGGTGACCTTCACGAGGGAAGAGAGGGACCAGCTGGCCAAGGTGCTATGGATGCTGAACTGGATCTCCGTGGTGACGGGCGTCATCATCTTCAGCCTGGGCCTGTTCATCAAGGTGGAGATCCAGAAGCAAAGGGACGTGATGTCCGACCAGGACATCCTGTACGTGCCTCACATGCTCATCGCCACGGGCCTGGTCGCCTGCTGCATTAACTTCCTGGGCGGGAAGATCTGCTACGACTGCGTGGACGGGGCCAAGTTCACCCGCTGGAAGCTGGTGATGCTGCCCTACATCGTCTGCACCTTCTGCTTCACCTTCTGCGTGCTGGTGGGGGCGCTCCTGTGCTACAGCATGCGCAGCCAGCTGGAGGACTCCCTGCAGCTGGGCCTGCGCGGCGCAATGCGGTACTACAAGGACACCGACACACCTGGACGGTGCTACCTGAAGCGCACGCTGGACCTGCTCCAGATCCAGTTCGAGTGCTGCGGGAACGCCGGGTACAAGGACTGGTTCGCCGTCCAGTGGGTCAGTAATCGATACCTGGACATGACCAGCCCCCGCGTCCTGGAGTAAGTGTTGGGTTGGATGTGGACTGTACTGGGTGCCACTTGGTAGCAGTAGTCTAGAGTCGACCAGGTTCTACTGGACTTTACTGGGTTCTATTAGTACCAGTGGTATCAGTGGTGTTTCAAAGTGTTTGGGTTCCACTGGGTTGCTAGTGGTCGAGACTCTACTGGGTTCCACTACGGTTTTAGCAGCCTAGAATCTATTAGGTTTTATTCTACATAACTTAAACTGGGTATGAGTGGGGTGAGAGGGTCACTACTCGGTTTTAAAGGGTTTGCTGAATGACCCAATAGTACATAACATACACAGGGGTTGCTGTGTTTTGGCTTCATTGCAGTCGCTTGAGGAGCAACGTGGAGGGCAAGTACCTGATGGACGGCGTTCCCTTCAGCTGCTGTAACACCTTCTCGCCGCGGCCCTGCCTCCAGCACCAGCTCACCAACAACTCGGCCCACTTCAGCTACCGCCACCAGACGGACCGCCTCAACCTGTGGACGCGGGGCTGCAGACAGGTGCTGCTGGAGCACTACACTGGCATCCTGCAGTCCGCCGGCCTCATAGTCCTCCTCATATGGCTGTTTGAGGTACCAGGCTGTCTCTTTGACTCTTTATAGCTATACACCCGTCCATCCGTCTTTTTATGCAATTTCCTCCGGGATCAACGAAGTAATGTGTATCTGTATTAGAATTAATGTATTGCTATATTTATATAGGGGGCAAGATTGTTCTTTCTCTGAACCCCGATGGCCACTGTCCACGCTCAGGCATgctttgagcaagatgccctgaCCCTACCTGTTCATTTATGACCCATTTCTatcgaggagcaggtaggggttcggATGCATCTTGCACGAGGATGGCTCAGGGTATAACTGCTGACATTGAGGACTATATCTGGGGGTTGTATCTGAGGATTGTGTCACCATGTATCCCCTTGCCGGGAAAGTGCATGGAGGCCCTACCCCTCGTACAGCAGTGGGTTCTGTTCCCTACAGCTGCTGGTCCTGACGGGCGTGCGGTACCTTCAGACGGCCATGGAGAACCTGCTCCTCCTGGGGGATCTGGACTCAGAGTCTGACGGCTGGATCCTGGAGAACAGCCTGGCTGAGACGGCCCGCTGGAACCTCAACGTCATCAAGAACCTGGGCAAGTGCTACAACGTGGACGACGACGAGGACCCCAACATCAACGTCCCCAGGTCGAAGGAGAGCCAGGGGGAGCCCACGACGTCGGAGGTCACCGTGAGGAGGAAGGACCAGACTCGGCACCTCCCTCTCTGACCACATGTGTGCACGCGCTCATCACAAACAGCAGCATTACAACGATGCAAACGGTGCCCGTGAGTCAGGGGGACTCCCTGTCTCAAACACACCTTTGCGTGCACCATTACCTCACATCATGAGGTCTCTGGTTGAAACCGACTTGAACTCAAGTGCCCTTGAGCATCAAAGCCCACTGCGGTGCTCCTTCGCCTGGCGAAGTGAAGAACTACAGTATGGCCGACGGCTAGACCCCAGGAAGAGCAGAGGGTGTCCAGGTGCTGTTGGTAGCATCAGAGccaagggggcgtggcctcagACACCGTGACCACATGACCACAAGACCGTTGACATCAGGTTGTATGGTGATCGTATGGTTCGACAGGAGGGCCTCGGAAAACAACCTTGTTAGTGTTTTGTGTCATGTCTCTTTCATTAAGATCCACACTGAACTGAGCTGGGATCTTCTGCCGTTTATATTTGTAGGTGGAGATTAAGAACATATTCTCTGGGTTCTATTTTCAGAGATCAGGGCGCCAGCCGCCTCCTCTTCTCTGTTCGCCTTCTGTCTGGTCTGTCTTGTGCCTCTGCCCACAACAAGATGCCAAGGGCTtccttaataaaaaacactCGTAAAACTGCTTGGACTGGCTGTGTAAGGGGTCTATAATGGTTCATACTGGGTCTGTACCAATTTGTACTGGCTCTGTAGTGGTTTGTACTGGGTCTGTCCTGGTTTATACTGGCTCTGTTGTGGTTTGTACTGGGTCTCTACTTATCTGTAATTGGTCCTAATATGATGTTTTAACATGGCAACATAAACACAGAAGAGATGATGAATAGCTCCCACTGCAGCACCGACGTAGACTCAGCTTAGGTCCTTAAGAATACATAAAGCCTCCAAACGTCTCCATTGTCTCAGGTTCTATTCTGACTGGaagcctctgtctccctctagtGGCAGCGAGAGTTACTGGAGAGCTTGTAGCGGCAGAGTctggggatgagagagaggggggcattaacacacacctcacacaccacttctcctcttctctctgcctAAGGCTGTTGTCATAGTTACCATCACGTGGTTTTCTATGTCCTAGTTTACCCCTCATCCTtaactccccccacccctttttTGAGTTGAAAGCCTAGCGTTAACCACAAAGCATAGCGTTACGGAGCtgttttaaaaacataaaacagtTACGTAACAAACATATACCCCGCCTCCTATACAGACTGCAGCCAACCAGGATGGATAGGAAACAGCCAATCGGAACCCTTCCCGTCAGTTATTAATATGTGATCTATAcaattatacacacaaacacagacacacagacacacacacacacacacacacacacacacacacacacacacacacacacacacacacaccacacacacacacacacacacagagcattgGCGTGGCTGAGCAGAAAAATCCTGTTCAAGGACAGAAGGCCTCCATTTATACAGCAAGGAGACACTaacctctatttctctctctctctctctctctctctctctctctctctctctctctctctctctctctctctccctctccctctctctctctctctctctctctctctctctctctctctctctctctctctctctcgtctctctgtctctctctctctctctctctctctctctctccatctgtttcTGGCAGTCTCTCGCTCTTTTTCTCCATCTGTCTATGTTTCTGTTTTTCTCCGGTTCTCAATGTAATCCAACTATATTTATTGGCATATGAGAGCATATAACAATGTAACATAAACGATGGGGACAGCATAGAGCCTCCTGTTTGCAATAGCACAATCTAGTGTCATTATAATCATCATCCCCTTCATCAATTTATCGTCATCGTCAGCATCATCACCCAGCACTGCCACCTTCAACATGATCatactcaccaccaccatcatcgtcttcctcaccaccaccagggggTGACCAGCTGGGGATGGACTGTCAGGTCAAATCATCTTCATGCCTCTGTCACCATAGCAACACAATAGGCAGCGCCACTGGAATGCTTGGTAAACACATCAGCTAAACAgtgttttgtgcatgtgtgcatgtcacactctctcttctccctgtcactccccccccccccccccccccccccccccacacctcgctatatctctcacctctctctcattTCCAATTCAAATTTAGAGGAGCGTTTTCGGCATTTCAAGTATTTATTtacaagtaaataaataaataagtggaAAATTGTTCACTATATAGAGGAACAATTAATTcatttaaattaataaatgtatacattgTTGAATATagaatgtatattatatataaataatgtataGTAAAAAATAATTGCTAGTGGAAATGGTCAGGATATGATAGTTAATCCCTCtcccgctatctctctctctctctctctctctctctctctctctctctgtctccctttctctctttctccccccctccctttcctttctctctctctctctcactctctctctctctctctctctctctctctctctctctctgtctcctgtgaACAGTTACGTAATCAGGTGCATGACACAgccaaccacacccacacacacacacacacacacacacacacacacacacacacacacacacacacacacacacacacacacacacacacacacacattcacatgcaagacaacacgcacgcaggcacacacaaacacataaacaaaaaacacacaacaaataaGTATACTGAATGGTACCTTGGGTAATCTTGGTACCCCTGTAACCTCTGTGACTGGGTCTGCCTCcttcatctgattggctgcaaggTCACAATGGCTCTTGGAGAAAACAGGTTCACTGCAT from Gadus macrocephalus chromosome 21, ASM3116895v1 carries:
- the LOC132449547 gene encoding photoreceptor outer segment membrane glycoprotein 2-like; amino-acid sequence: MAVGKVTFTREERDQLAKVLWMLNWISVVTGVIIFSLGLFIKVEIQKQRDVMSDQDILYVPHMLIATGLVACCINFLGGKICYDCVDGAKFTRWKLVMLPYIVCTFCFTFCVLVGALLCYSMRSQLEDSLQLGLRGAMRYYKDTDTPGRCYLKRTLDLLQIQFECCGNAGYKDWFAVQWVSNRYLDMTSPRVLDRLRSNVEGKYLMDGVPFSCCNTFSPRPCLQHQLTNNSAHFSYRHQTDRLNLWTRGCRQVLLEHYTGILQSAGLIVLLIWLFELLVLTGVRYLQTAMENLLLLGDLDSESDGWILENSLAETARWNLNVIKNLGKCYNVDDDEDPNINVPRSKESQGEPTTSEVTVRRKDQTRHLPL